AACTCTTTGATCAGGTTGCAACTTTATTGGAAGAACGACAAATCGTAACTCCAACCTATCGTGAAGCCTTGATCACGCGTGAAAAGTCATTTCCAACTGGCCTAGATATGGAATTCTTAGGTAAGGATTTGCCGAATGTGGCTATTCCTCACACAGATATTGTTCATAATCTAGCCGAAAAAGTTGTGGTCGTTCGATTAGAAAAACCAGTGACTTTCCACAATATGATTGCGCCAGATAAGGAAGTAGAAGTATCCTTGCTCTTCTTTATCATTAATAACTCAAGTTCAAGTCAAACGAACATTCTTGCTCAGTTGATGGACTTCTTTACTGGAAATGGTCATCTTGAAGACCTATCAAAAATTTCTGAACCTGAAGCCCTCTATACTTATATAGCTGAAGCAACTGCATAATTTTGTCTATTAAAAATATTAAATCGGAGGAAATCCATATGATTAAAATTCTAGCTGCCTGCGGTGCAGGTGTTAACTCAAGCCATCAAATTAAAAGTGCTCTTGAAGAAGAACTTTCAAACCGTGGTTACGATGTTCACTGTGATGCAGTAATGGTCAAAGACGTTAACGAAGACCTTATCAAAGGTTATGACATCTTTACACCAATTGCTGCGACAGACCTTGGTTTTGACCCAGGTATTCCAGTTATCGAAGCTGGACCAATCTTATTCCGTATCCCAGCTATGAGTGCTCCAGTATTTGACAATATTGAAGCAGCTATCAAAGAACACGGATTAAGCTAATTTTAATTTGTTAACATTCATATAACTATAAAAAGGGAGGAACTATTATGGATGTCATTATCGAACTAGCCAATAAGCTGTTCAAACCTATCTTGGATATGGGTGGACCAATCATCATGCTGATCATTTTGACAGTATTGGCTCTACTATTTGGAGTGAAATTCTCCAAAGCGCTTGAAGGTGGTATTAAACTTGCCATCGCTCTTACTGGTATCGGTGCTATCATCGGTATGCTAAATGGTGCTTTTTCAGCATCACTTGCAAAATTTGTTGAAAATACTGGTATTCAATTGAATATCACTGACGTTGGTTGGGCACCACTTGCTACAATCACTTGGGGATCTGCTTGGACACTTTACTTCTTGCTTATCATGTTGATTGTCAACGTAGTGATGCTAGCTATGAAGAAAACTGATACACTTGACGTCGATATCTTCGATATCTGGCACTTGTCTATCACAGGTCTTTTGATTAAATGGTATGCTGACAACAATGGAGTTAGTCAAGGGGTTTCTCTCTTCATCGCAACTGCAGCAGTTGTCCTTGTAGGTATTCTTAAAATCATCAACTCTGACTTGATGAAACCTACATTTGATGACTTGCTTAACGCCCCAAGTTCATCACCAATGACTTCAACTCACATGAACTACATGATGAACCCAGTTATCATGGTTTTGGATAAGATTTTTGAAAAATTCTTCCCAGGTCTTGATAAATATGACTTTGATGCTGCTAAATTGAACAAGAAAATCGGTTTCTGGGGTTCTAAATTCTTCATCGGTTTCATCCTTGGTATCGTTATCGGTTTGATGGGTACTCCACATCCTGTTGAAGGACTTAAAGATGCTGCAGACTGGCAAGAAGTTATCAAAGGTTGGTTGTCTCTTGGTTTGACAGCCGGTGTAGCTTTGGAACTCTTCTCACTAATCGGTTCTTGGTTCATCGCTGCCGTAGAACCACTTTCACAAGGTATTACAAACGTTGCTACTAAACGTTTGGAAGGACGTAAGTTTAACATCGGTCTAGACTGGCCATTCATCGCTGGTCGTGCTGAAATCTGGGCTTGTGCTAACGTACTTGCACCAATCATGTTGGTTGAAGCGGTGCTTCTTTCAAAAGTCGGAAATGGTATCTTGCCACTTGCAGGTATCATCGCTATGGGTGTTACTCCAGCTCTCTTGGTTGTAACACGTGGTAAATTGCTCCGTATGATTATCTTCGGAACACTCTTGTTGCCACTCTTCCTTCTTTCAGGTACACTTATCGCACCATTTGCAACAGAACTTGCTAAAGGTGTAGGTGCCTTCCCAGCAGGTGTAAGCCAAACTCAATTGATTACTCACTCAACTCTTGAAGGACCAATCGAAAAACTTCTTGGTTGGACAATTGGTAACACTACAACAGGTGATATCAAAGCAATCCTTGGTGCTGTAGTCTTCCTTGTATTCTATATCGGTATCTTTGCTTGGTACAGAAAACAAATGATCAAACGTAACGAAGAGTACGCAGCAAAAGCAAAATAATGCACTCCTATAAAATGTAAATTCTTGAAACTAGGTTGTCATACCGTTTAGGAGTGACAGCCTAGTTTTGTATAAATTATCAAGAAATCGGAGAAAATAATGGTAATTGAATTAAAATCAGAACAATTAAGAGTTGAATTTAACAGTTTTGGCGGGGCTCTTTCTTCTATAAAAGATGCTGAGGGACTTGAGTATTTGTGGCAAGGTGATGCCACTTATTGGAGTGGACAAGCTCCTGTTCTCTTCCCCATTTGTGGTTCATTGAGAGAAGATACAGCATTTTATATAGATGAGAAGGGGCAAGAAATCAAAGGAAACATTCCTCGTCATGGTTTGGTTCGTAAGAAAGAATTTGAATTAGTTGAACAGACAGATAATAGTGTAACTTTTGCAATTGAAGACGATGATAATAGCTATCAAAACTATCCCTATCATTTCCGTTTAGAGATCACTTATATCCTCACCGGAAAGACAGTACGAACTCAATACAAGATAGTCAATAAAGAAACTAGCAGGATCATGCCTTACTTTATCGGTGGACATCCAGGATTTAATTGTCCTTTGTTAACCGACGAAGCATATGAAGATTATTATCTAGAGTTTGAGAAAGAAGAGACTTGCTCTGTTCCACGTCCTTTCCCAGAAACGGGTATGCTGGATTTTCAAGATAGAAGTCCATGGCTAGAAGTCCAAAAAGAATTAGACCTCAGCTATGATCTTTTCAGTACAGATGCAGTTACCTTGGATGAATTACAATCCAGAACAATTGCCCTTCGTTCTCGTAAACATGATAAGGGATTGAAAGTGCACTTTGCAGAGTTTCCAAACCTCATTATCTGGTCAACTTTGAATAAGGGACCTTTCAT
This portion of the Streptococcus mitis B6 genome encodes:
- a CDS encoding PTS sugar transporter subunit IIA, which produces MGLDHFFDKNLVFCLEANNQEQLFDQVATLLEERQIVTPTYREALITREKSFPTGLDMEFLGKDLPNVAIPHTDIVHNLAEKVVVVRLEKPVTFHNMIAPDKEVEVSLLFFIINNSSSSQTNILAQLMDFFTGNGHLEDLSKISEPEALYTYIAEATA
- a CDS encoding PTS sugar transporter subunit IIB, yielding MIKILAACGAGVNSSHQIKSALEEELSNRGYDVHCDAVMVKDVNEDLIKGYDIFTPIAATDLGFDPGIPVIEAGPILFRIPAMSAPVFDNIEAAIKEHGLS
- a CDS encoding PTS galactitol transporter subunit IIC, producing MDVIIELANKLFKPILDMGGPIIMLIILTVLALLFGVKFSKALEGGIKLAIALTGIGAIIGMLNGAFSASLAKFVENTGIQLNITDVGWAPLATITWGSAWTLYFLLIMLIVNVVMLAMKKTDTLDVDIFDIWHLSITGLLIKWYADNNGVSQGVSLFIATAAVVLVGILKIINSDLMKPTFDDLLNAPSSSPMTSTHMNYMMNPVIMVLDKIFEKFFPGLDKYDFDAAKLNKKIGFWGSKFFIGFILGIVIGLMGTPHPVEGLKDAADWQEVIKGWLSLGLTAGVALELFSLIGSWFIAAVEPLSQGITNVATKRLEGRKFNIGLDWPFIAGRAEIWACANVLAPIMLVEAVLLSKVGNGILPLAGIIAMGVTPALLVVTRGKLLRMIIFGTLLLPLFLLSGTLIAPFATELAKGVGAFPAGVSQTQLITHSTLEGPIEKLLGWTIGNTTTGDIKAILGAVVFLVFYIGIFAWYRKQMIKRNEEYAAKAK
- a CDS encoding aldose 1-epimerase family protein, which translates into the protein MVIELKSEQLRVEFNSFGGALSSIKDAEGLEYLWQGDATYWSGQAPVLFPICGSLREDTAFYIDEKGQEIKGNIPRHGLVRKKEFELVEQTDNSVTFAIEDDDNSYQNYPYHFRLEITYILTGKTVRTQYKIVNKETSRIMPYFIGGHPGFNCPLLTDEAYEDYYLEFEKEETCSVPRPFPETGMLDFQDRSPWLEVQKELDLSYDLFSTDAVTLDELQSRTIALRSRKHDKGLKVHFAEFPNLIIWSTLNKGPFIAFEPWSGLSTSLEEGDHLEDKKNVRLLEPGQVDQLGFDIEIF